In one Solanum lycopersicum chromosome 11, SLM_r2.1 genomic region, the following are encoded:
- the LOC101263082 gene encoding zinc finger protein ZAT9-like yields the protein MEAEDDQENNGSCEKGLSSSNLKVKINLKLKKDKDESRGDEEKNMLLMKQKKDHICCECGKEFSSGKALGGHMSSAHVQANQRLEESLKKKKSLIKRSRFDDDDDDDDDDKEVVLEEEEEMGGVVVSCEICHKNFPSKKSLFGHMRCHPDREWRGMKPPGKKISKSKGFGEARFEDVNEGFEDRFASLRDEEEEDGGGGRGVRFNVVELPPLKDWGAKDRRGRSPLKRSVSSTIMDDDKELHDAVQQLINLVNGNVNNNNNNKKNRSEVMMSSSNSVGSAPKEAVFRDLKDKSKKKGVVIDDTKEKNREETKKRKREKEKELVKFEPGQDLVPSPVLKKSVEVKYKCNVCGKMFATHQALGGHRSSHNKLKISIENTIDEIKGRNDEENNNNTQDDGQLGNQEITNYGNIIINDQYGSNNNNNNVHKCKFCDKIFPTGQALGGHQRSHLTNNQEESSSQNASKVLDFDLNELPHLDDDTSL from the coding sequence ATGGAAGCTGAAGATGATCAAGAAAACAATGGATCTTGTGAAAAAGGTTTATCTTCAAGTAATCTTAAGGTGAAGATAAATCTTAAGCTCAAGAAAGATAAAGATGAAAGTCGCGGAGATGAAGAAAAGAACATGTTGTTGATGAAGCAAAAGAAAGATCATATATGTTGTGAGTGTGGAAAAGAGTTTAGCTCAGGAAAAGCTTTAGGTGGACATATGAGTAGTGCACATGTTCAAGCAAATCAAAGATTAGAAGAatctttgaagaagaaaaaatctttgataaaaagatcaagatttgatgatgacgatgacgatgacgacgacgacaaAGAAGTTGTtctcgaagaagaagaagagatgggAGGTGTGGTTGTAAGTTGTGAGATTTGTCATAAGAATTTTCCATCTAAGAAATCTTTATTTGGACACATGAGATGTCATCCTGATAGAGAATGGAGAGGTATGAAACCCCCTGGTAAAAAAATATCGAAAAGTAAGGGTTTTGGTGAAGCTAGGTTTGAGGATGTGAATGAGGGTTTTGAGGATCGTTTTGCTAGTCTTcgagatgaagaagaagaagatggaggaggaggaagaggaGTTCGTTTTAACGTGGTTGAACTACCTCCTTTGAAGGATTGGGGTGCGAAGGATAGACGAGGTAGATCCCCTCTAAAGAGGAGTGTAAGTAGTACTATAATGGATGATGATAAGGAGCTACATGACGCGGTTCAACAGCTTATAAATTTAGTCAATGGAAACGtgaacaataacaacaacaacaagaagaataGGTCAGAGGTCATGATGAGTAGTAGCAATTCAGTTGGTAGTGCTCCTAAAGAAGCTGTTTTTCGCGATTTGAAGGATAAATCTAAGAAAAAGGGGGTTGTTATTGATGATACTAAAGAAAAGAATCGCGAAGAAACCAAGAAGAGGAAGagggagaaggagaaggagctAGTCAAATTTGAACCGGGCCAGGATTTGGTCCCTAGCCCCGTTCTCAAGAAATCAGTGGAGGTCAAATACAAATGTAATGTGTGTGGAAAGATGTTTGCGACTCATCAAGCACTAGGTGGACACAGATCGAGTCATAACAAGCTCAAGATTAGTATTGAGAACACGATCGATGAAATTAAGGGTAGAAATGATGAagagaacaataataatactcaAGATGATGGTCAATTGGGAAATCAAGAAATCACTAATTATGGCaacattattattaatgatcaatatggatctaataataacaataataatgttcATAAGTGCAAATTTTGTGACAAGATTTTTCCTACTGGACAAGCACTTGGAGGTCATCAAAGGAGCCATTTGACAAACAATCAAGAAGAATCATCAAGTCAAAATGCAAGTAAAgttcttgattttgatcttaaTGAATTGCCTCATTTGGATGATGATACATCATTGTAA
- the LOC101268645 gene encoding hyoscyamine 6-dioxygenase-like, with translation MASLVSSWSSEVKSIPEKYVVPLEKRVNADVPIGKHIPVIDLSQSSTHCIQQIIKASADFGLFQVINHGVSETLMVDALSVCKEFFNLPIEDKAKFVEKDEGLSDFEPSIDQRPKLYIEKEYTPNKDGSNTNNVNDTVFWKDTFGHGCHPLTQDVINSWPEKPQKYREVIGEYALELRKLSLRILDLMCEGLGLEVGYFSQEHSQTQLMVTHHYPQCPDPNSTIGIGEHCDGALINLVQQELSGLHVRDKDGKWFGVEPIPGALVVINGLILKVVTNGKLSAGVHRVVTNSTSDRTSLGSLISPIECTIEPAKTLINEKNPPLFKSFSYTEYLGYYFSDTTEIEAALKPYKL, from the exons ATGGCATCACTAGTTTCAAGTTGGTCTTCAGAAGTgaaatcaattccagaaaaataTGTTGTTCCATTAGAAAAAAGAGTAAATGCAGATGTACCAATTGGTAAACATATTCCAGTTATTGATTTATCACAATCTTCAACTCATTGTattcaacaaatcatcaaaGCTTCTGCTGACTTTGGTCTCTTTCAG GTGATCAATCATGGAGTGTCAGAAACCCTAATGGTTGATGCATTATCTGTGTGCAAAGAGTTCTTCAACTTGCCAATTGAGGACAAAGCAAAATTTGTTGAGAAAGATGAGGGCTTAAGTGATTTTGAACCATCAATTGACCAAAGGCCAAAGCTTTACATTGAAAAAGAatacacaccaaacaaggatgGTTCAAACACTAATAATGTCAATGACACTGTCTTTTGGAAAGACACTTTTGGACATGGTTGTCATCCTCTCACTCAAGATGTCATCAATTCTTGGCCTGAAAAACCACAAAAATATag AGAAGTGATTGGTGAATATGCATTGGAACTAAGAAAATTGAGCTTAAGGATTTTGGACTTGATGTGTGAAGGACTTGGGCTTGAAGTTGGATATTTTAGCCAAGAACATAGCCAAACTCAACTCATGGTGACCCATCACTACCCACAATGCCCTGATCCAAACTCAACAATAGGTATAGGTGAACATTGTGATGGTGCACTTATCAATTTGGTCCAACAAGAACTAAGTGGATTGCATGTGAGAGACAAAGATGGcaaatggtttggtgttgaacCAATTCCTGGTGCACTTGTTGTCATCAATGGTCTGATCTTAAAG GTTGTCACAAATGGAAAGCTATCAGCTGGAGTGCATAGAGTTGTGACAAATTCAACATCTGATAGAACATCATTGGGCAGCTTAATAAGTCCAATTGAGTGCACAATTGAACCTGCAAAAACACTTATAAATGAGAAAAATCCACCTttgtttaaatcattttcatataCAGAATATTTGGGATATTATTTCAGTGACACAACTGAAATTGAAGCAGCATTGAAACCATATAAGCTCTAA